A part of Perca fluviatilis chromosome 15, GENO_Pfluv_1.0, whole genome shotgun sequence genomic DNA contains:
- the gga3b gene encoding ADP-ribosylation factor-binding protein GGA3 translates to MFLQCVFSAMAYQEGESLESWLNKATHPTNRQEDWEYIIGFCDQINKELEGPQIAVTLLVHKIYSPQEWEAIQALTVLEACMKNCGRRFHNEVGKYRFLNELVKIVSPMYIGKSTPEKVKMKIIEMLYSWTVAFPNETKIGEAYQALRAQGLVKHDPELPMDKTLIPSPPTRPKHPVFDNEDMGKLLAELLRSKNPEDLQEANRLIKNMVKEDEARVHKVTKRIHTLDEVNINVKLLTEMLSHYNKDSSSDSDKDIIKELYERCDKLRRAAFKMATETEDNDTSLGDILQASDDLSRVINSYKKIVEGQPINGDSEEPRSTAGHGESETTDMLIDLAGFDTPSPPQPAAPLFQSSNLVSTNPAASPIPVLPPPPKRPAGSHGSQSNSPCHPPLDKASTALSLLDDELLSLGLNDPPVSLSSQSKPKLNELTNQWISLQAPASGVDMFCSVACSGPAVPQAEPAAATHSLQNLQDLAMMDFSDHKSSSIKMTAKGSSFGMPAAAPSLIHGQGSPSSPSFLQGMMPGSPALSHAKAQNLVSSPGSPLFRSLSPCHPPLQGSPARATDISLSNVHVPLEAIRPSKVLPVTAYDKDGVRMLLNFASDCPPGRPDVLVMVVSMLNTAPLLVHSVVLQAAVPKSMKVKLQPPSGAELAPFNPILPPASINQIMLLANPTKEKVRLRYKLAFTLGQRLCNEVGEVNQFPPPETWGHL, encoded by the exons ATGTTTTTACAATGTGTTTTTAGTGCTATGGCGTACCAGGAAGGGGAGTCGCTCGAATCTTGGCTCA ATAAAGCCACCCATCCGACAAACAGACAGGAGGACTGGGAGTACATCATAGGCTTCTGTGATCAAATCAACAAGGAACTGGAAGG TCCTCAAATAGCCGTGACTCTGCTCGTCCATAAAATCTACTCACCACAAGAATGGGAAGCTATTCAGGCTCTGACA GTATTGGAGGCATGTATGAAGAACTGCGGGAGAAGGTTTCATAATGAAGTCGGAAAATACAGATTTTTGAATGAGCTGGTTAAAATTGTGTCTCCAATG TACATTGGGAAGAGTACACCTGAGAAGGTGAAGATGAAGATTATAGAGATGCTGTACAGCTGGACGGTGGCTTTTCCAAATGAAACCAAGATCGGTGAAGCCTACCAGGCGCTGAGAGCACAGG GCCTTGTGAAACATGACCCGGAGTTACCGATGGACAAGACTCTGATTCCCTCTCCTCCGACACGACCAAAACATCCGGTGTTTGACAACGAGGACATGGGCAAG ctgcttgCTGAGCTTCTCCGGAGTAAAAATCCAGAGGACCTCCAGGAAGCCAACAGATTAATTAAAAACATGGTGAAAGAG gaTGAGGCTCGAGTGCATAAGGTTACAAAGCGTATACACACACTGGACGAGGTGAACATCAATGTCAAGCTGCTGACGGAGATGCTGTCCCACTACAAtaaagacagctcctctgacTCAGACAAGGATATCAttaag GAGCTCTACGAGCGGTGTGACAAGCTGAGGCGTGCGGCGTTCAAAATGGCTACTGAGACAGAAGACAATGACACCAGTTTAG GTGATATCCTGCAGGCCAGCGATGACCTCTCCAGAGTCATCAACTCCTATAAGAAGATAGTTGAGGGGCAGCCCATCAACGGTGACAGCGAGGAGCCTCGATCTACAGCCGGTCACGGCGAGAGTG AGACCACAGATATGCTGATCGACCTCGCTGGCTTCGACACTCCGAGCCCTCCTCAACCTGCCGCCCCTCTTTTTCAGTCCTCAAATCTTGTTTCCACCAATCCTGCGGCTTCCCCCATCCCtgtcctgcctcctcctcccaaACGTCCAGCCGGCTCCCATGGCAGTCAGAGCAACAGCCCGTGTCACCCCCCCCTCGACAAGGCCTCCACTGCACTCTCTCTCCTTGACGATGAGCTGCTGTCTCTAG gACTGAACGACCCACCTGTCTCTCTGAGCAGCCAATCAAAACCCAAGTTGAACGAATTGACCAATCAGTGGATTTCCTTGCAG GCTCCAGCTTCAGGTGTGGATATGTTTTGCAGTGTAGCTTGTTCAGGTCCTGCGGTGCCTCAAGCTGAACCAGCTGCTGCCACACACAGTCTACAGAACCTGCAAGACCTGGCCATGATGGACTTTTCAGATCACAAGAG TTCGTCCATCAAGATGACGGCCAAAGGAAGCAGCTTCGGGATGCCTGCAGCAGCACCTTCCCTCATACATGGGCAGGGTTCTCCTTCTTCACCTTCTTTTCTCCAGGGTATGATGCCCGGCTCTCCTGCTCTGTCCCATGCCAAGGCCCAGAACCTGGTCTCATCCCCGGGCAGCCCACTGTTCCGCTCTCTATCCCCCTGCCACCCTCCCCTTCAAGGCAGCCCGGCCAGAGCCACAGACATCTCCCTGAGCAATGTGCAcgtccctctggaggccatcaGACCGA GTAAAGTGCTGCCTGTGACGGCCTACGATAAGGACGGTGTTCGCATGCTCCTCAACTTTGCATCTGACTGCCCCCCCGGCAGGCCTGACGTGTTGGTGATGGTGGTGTCCATGCTCAATACAGCACCGTTGCTTGTTCACAGTGTGGTACTCCAAGCGGCTGTGCCCAAG TCAATGAAGGTGAAGCTGCAGCCTCCATCAGGAGCAGAACTGGCACCATTTAACCCTATCCTACCTCCAGCCTCCATTAACCAGATCATGTTGCTGGCCAACCCAACAAAG GAGAAGGTGCGTCTGCGCTACAAGCTGGCTTTCACACTAGGACAGCGTCTGTGTAACGAGGTTGGAGAGGTCAACCAATTTCCTCCACCAGAGACATGGGGTCATCTATAG
- the LOC120573873 gene encoding jupiter microtubule associated homolog 1-like — protein sequence MTTTTTYKGMEPGSKSSSRVLRPPGGTSSISFGTDDNSTPRKDKMASNIFAEPEDPHAHRRNNPPTGAAAGTICGEPSAPLRRCQQPLLFPKNPEPELTTIHNSGAALVWNQRREVVNGQQPANDECPDNVEVEQEEPEQHKETTEPAAPSGGANAATGGRRNPPGGKSSLILG from the exons ATGACGACAACAACCACCTATAAAGGAATGGAACCTGGTTCTAAAAGCAGTTCCAG GGTACTACGACCGCCGGGCGGAACCTCCAGCATCTCCTTCGGCACGGACGACAACTCAACCCCCCGCAAGGACAAGATGGCCTCCAACATCTTTGCAGAACCTGAGGACCCCCATGCTCATCGGAGGAACAATCCACCCA CTGGGGCAGCCGCAGGAACCATCTGTGGGGAGCCCTCAGCTCCACTTAGACGATGCCAGCAGCCCCTTCTCTTCCCCAAGAACCCTGAACCGGAACTGACCACCATCCACAACTCTGGGGCAGCCTTGGTCTGGAACCAGAGACGAGAG GTTGTGAATGGCCAACAACCAGCAAATGATG AGTGTCCTGACAATGTGGAGGTGGAGCAAGAGGAGCCAGAGCAGCACAAGGAGACGACAGAGCCCGCTGCCCCGTCGGGAGGTGCCAACGCTGCCACTGGCGGCCGGAGAAACCCACCTGGTGGCAAGTCCAGCCTCATCCTGGGTTGA
- the nup85 gene encoding nuclear pore complex protein Nup85, producing MEELDVEPAITNIPAASDGKHLGFAWGPGDILAYETLYMASSAKGSSCSFIHEVRKDEDIYSPILRKLFNESHHIFVGLQTIREDLPSKNKKTQFVSISKNYRSVIRACMEELQQVAVSTKVAEVATQYGNQVSILLAIELIWNLCEVLFIDAAPAGPLLLHLLDWVRLHKGDVDEKAREVLQSESPAEHHDYWDVVVSYVLQGRFEEARQMLVKQATLQPAARNMYKLMDTLLSKMPFYNPGGTQTLTEFDVKWRHWHEEVDRCLQDNSFASNQHLEIICKILVGDEDTLLEHKELLSTWYHFLVTRLLFCHPTVKPTELHYYAQSCMTMFLDLRSVPEPLDSILLAAFEFDIHQVIKDCSIALNNWWFVAHLTDLLDHCKLLQSHNLHFGSNLREFLLLEYASGLFTHHSLWQLAVDYFDNCPEFGHVYLELQIERVPLDTERKALKVLRICEQRQMSEQVRSICKIMAMRALRNNRLGSALSWSIRAKDAAFATLISERFLQDYCARGTFSDLDLIDNLGPAMLLSDRLTFLVKYREFHKLYEEKHFSEAAKLLLSLITAKIAPRSFWMTLLTDALPLLEQKEVIFSADQTHELMFCLEELTSSLNTTAPGTDGTMQDEDIEQTKVELLRLALARNLAMAIVKEGTVEA from the exons ATGGAGGAGTTAGACGTTGAGCCGGCAATCACC AATATTCCTGCAGCCAGTGATGGGAAGCATTTGGGATTTGCATGGGGTCCAGGTGATATCCTTGCCTATGAGACCCTTTACATGGCATCAA GTGCTAAAGGATCAAGCTGCTCCTTCATCCATGAGGTCAGAAAAGATGAGGACATATATTCCCCCATTTTACGCAAACTCTTCAATGAGTCACATCACATCTTTGTTGGCCTGCAGACAATTAGAGAGGACCTCCCCAGCAAGAACAAGAAAACCCA ATTTGTCAGCATTAGTAAAAACTATAGATCTGTGATAAGAGCCTGTATGGAGGAGCTTCAGCAAGTTGCAG TTTCTACAAAAGTTGCAGAAGTGGCCACGCAATATGGAAATCAG GTGTCCATTCTGTTGGCTATAGAACTTATCTGGAATCTGTGTGAAGTGCTGTTCATCGATGCTGCTCCTG CGGGTCCCCTGTTGCTCCACCTCCTAGACTGGGTCAGGTTACACAAGGGTGATGTGGATGAGAAGGCCAGAGAAGTGCTGCAGAGCGAGAGTCCTGCCGAGCACCACGACTACTGGGATGTG GTGGTGAGTTATGTGCTGCAGGGCAGGTTTGAAGAAGCCAGACAGATGCTGGTGAAGCAGGCCACCCTACAGCCTGCTGCCAGGAACATGTATAAGCTGATGGACACTCTTCTCAGCAAGATGCCCTTCTACAAT CCTGGTGGCACCCAGACGCTGACAGAGTTTGATGTGAAGTGGAGACACTGGCATGAGGAGGTGGACCGCTGCCTGCAGGACAACTCATTTGCCAGCAACCAACATCTGGAGATCATCTGCAAG ATCCTAGTTGGGGATGAAGACACTTTGCTGGAGCACAAGGAGCTACTGAGCACCTGGTACCACTTCCTGGTCACTAGACTGCTCTTCTGCCACCCCACCGTTAAACCCACTGAGTTACACTACTATGCACAG tCTTGCATGACGATGTTTCTGGACTTAAGGAGTGTCCCAGAGCCCCTGGACAGCATCTTACTGGCTGCCTTTGAGTTTGACATCCATCAGGTCATCAAGGACTGCAG CATTGCTCTCAACAACTGGTGGTTTGTGGCCCATTTGACAGATCTGTTGGATCATTGCAAACTCCTCCAGTCTCACAATCTACA ctttgGCTCCAACTTGAGAGAGTTTCTGCTGTTAGAATATGCTTCTGGTCTCTTCACTCATCACAG tctGTGGCAGTTGGCCGTGGACTACTTTGACAACTGCCCAGAGTTTGGCCATGTCTATCTGGAGCTGCAGATTGAGCGTGTACCTTTAGACACGGAGCGCAAAGCCCTCAAGGTGCTCAGGATCTGTGAGCAGAGGCAAATGTCGGAGCAAG TGCGGAGTATCTGTAAGATCATGGCTATGCGGGCCCTGAGGAACAACAGACTGGGCTCCGCTCTCTCCTGGAGCATCAGGGCCAAAGATGCTGCCTTTGCCACCCTCATTTCAGAGAG GTTTCTACAGGATTACTGTGCCAGAGggaccttctctgatttggacCTGATAGACAACTTGGGTCCAGCAATGCTGCTCAGCGACAGGCTCACTTTCCTTG TGAAGTACCGTGAGTTCCACAAGCTGTACGAAGAGAAACACTTCAGTGAGGCGGCCAAGCTGCTCCTCTCCCTCATTACGGCCAAGATCGCTCCCCGAAGCTTCTGGATGACTCTGCTGACCGACGCCCTGCCGCTGCTGGAGCAGAAAGAG GTGATCTTCTCAGCAGACCAAACCCATGAGCTGATGTTCTGTTTAGAGGAGCTCACTTCCTCACTGAACACCACAGCTCCCGGCACAGACGGGACCATGCAG GATGAAGACATAGAGCAGACCAAAGTGGAGCTCCTGAGACTTGCTCTGGCCAGGAATCTGGCTATGGCTATAGTCAAAGAGGGAACTGTGGAAGCATGA
- the mrps7 gene encoding 28S ribosomal protein S7, mitochondrial: protein MAASISGLLKPWTPRVFLVRWSRYNPYYLEPEVRKEAYSTPETELSAEEKAQRELKALRPIKAATIGVNSSVFSDPVLSKFINMLMTDGNKVLAREIVTQTLESIKRKQVEKYHKAPEGKEEEIECNPYTIFHQALENCKPVVGLASIQKGGKYYQVPIPLTDNRRRYLAMKWMITECRDNRHRRTHMYEKLSQELLAASVKEGNVIKKKFELHKMAEANRAYAHYRWW, encoded by the exons ATGGCTGCTTCCATCTCGGGATTATTAAAACCTTGGACACCAAG AGTGTTCCTAGTGAGGTGGAGCAGATACAACCCTTACTATCTGGAGCCGGAGGTCAGGAAGGAGGCCTACAGCACCCCGGAGACGGAGCTGAGTGCTGAGGAGAAAGCGCAGCGGGAGCTCAAAGCGCTCCGACCCATCAAGGCAGCAACCATTGGAGTAAACAGCTCTGTTTTCAGCGACCCAGTCCTCAG TAAATTCATCAACATGTTGATGACAGACGGAAACAAGGTTTTGGCCAGAGAGATCGTGACACAG ACCCTGGAGAGCATAAAGAGGAAACAGGTGGAGAAATACCATAAAGCTCCagaagggaaggaggaggagattgAGTGTAACCCCTACACCATTTTTCACCAGGCTCTGGAGAACTGTAAGCCTGTCGTTGGACTGGCCAGCATACAGAAAGGTGGAAAGTACTACCAG GTGCCCATCCCTCTGACGGACAACCGCCGGCGCTACCTCGCCATGAAATGGATGATCACAGAGTGCAGGGACAACAGACACCGACGCACACACATGTACGAAAAACTTTCCCAGGAACTGCTGGCAGCATCTGTGAAGGAGGGCAACGTTATCAAGAAGAAGTTCGAGCTGCACAAGATGGCCGAAGCCAACAGAGCCTACGCCCACTACCGCTGGTGGTAG
- the LOC120573874 gene encoding small ubiquitin-related modifier 2-like yields the protein MADEKPKEAVKTESNEHINLKVAGQDGSIVQFKIKRHTPLIKLMKAYCDRQGLAMRQIRFRFDGQPINETDTPSQLEMEDEDTIDVFQQQTGGLI from the exons ATGGCTGATGAAAAACCAAAG GAAGCAGTCAAGACAGAAAGCAATGAACACATAAACCTGAAGGTAGCAGGTCAGGATGGATCTATAGTGCAGTTCAAGATCAAAAGACACACGCCGCTCATCAAACTCATGAAGGCCTACTGCGATAGACAG GGACTGGCAATGCGGCAAATCAGGTTCAGATTTGATGGACAGCCAATAAATGAGACGGACACACCATCACAG TTGGAAATGGAAGATGAAGATACAATTGATGTGTTTCAACAACAGACAGGAGGCCTCATATAA